Proteins from a single region of Tachysurus vachellii isolate PV-2020 chromosome 15, HZAU_Pvac_v1, whole genome shotgun sequence:
- the spartb gene encoding spartin b isoform X1: MEKSKQDPFDKARLHVIKDGYERAFECINKALSEDEAGHAAQALELYRQGHRHLLRALSVPTQGDECFGAQWDSARQMQQKMQETLNNIMSRLVVLENSTASSAPTPVPCRPGNEASSSNLYPTLPTRPQPPKVLFPSGQSSGSEHPPAYSPQAADGHVSISYGTAAGELSLVGDEFYSHTSSSSASPQILGEDGEELFFLPNGVQIFFVTSDGQVSAPSYPGYLRIVKFTNDYSEITPTRPPAFLQVCDWLYPLMATDSPVLLCNTGVYMFPDLMAPSPGYYVGVVLSSELPLSDRNLFQNVLSQLTDLRVQPSEEAADTINLPQKVPIEPAVPEVAPSAEEENELPEWSEKVAHGILTGASWLSWGLSKGAEYTGKAIQKGASKLREHITPDDTPTQVSPTVSKSLHVAKQATGGAVKVSQFLVDGLCSIAGHVGRELAPHVKKHGAKLIPESMKKDKDGRSNIDGAMVVAASGVQGFATMWTGLETAAKNIAKSVATETVTTVKHKFRGLENISDSPNEKKYGAEAGQATDHAVHSAMNMGITAFNVDNLGIKAMVKKTGKETAHAILQDYKVQDGAEAKEQEEKPKEQK; this comes from the exons ATGGAGAAATCAAAGCAGGATCCCTTCGACAAAGCCAGACTGCATGTGATCAAGGATGGCTATGAGCGAGCGTTCGAGTGCATTAACAAAGCTCTTTCTGAGGATGAGGCGGGACACGCGGCACAGGCTCTGGAGCTTTATCGCCAAGGACATCGGCACCTCCTCCGTGCTCTCAGCGTGCCCACGCAGGGAGACGAGTGCTTCGGCGCTCAGTGGGATTCGGCAAGGCAGATGCAGCAGAAGATGCAGGAGACTCTGAACAACATCATGTCTCGATTAGTAGTGCTGGAGAACAGCACAGCTTCCTCAGCTCCTACTCCAGTACCCTGCAGACCAGGGAACGAAGCATCTTCTTCGAACCTCTACCCTACACTCCCTACAAGACCTCAGCCACCCAAGGTTCTGTTCCCCAGTGGGCAGTCCTCAGGAAGCGAACATCCTCCCGCGTACTCACCGCAAGCTGCCGATGGACACGTCAGTATTTCATATGGAACAGCTGCAGGAGAGCTGTCTTTAGTAGGGGACGAGTTCTACAGCCACACGTCCAGCTCCAGTGCTTCTCCACAGATCCTGGGGGAAGACGGAGAGGAGCTGTTTTTCCTGCCCAACGGTGTCCAGATTTTCTTTGTCACCTCTGATGGACAAGTGAGCGCACCCTCTTACCCAGGATACCTGCGCATCGTGAAGTTCACCAATGACTACTCAGAGATCACGCCCACCAGGCCACCAGCCTTCCTACAG GTGTGTGACTGGCTTTACCCCCTCATGGCCACTGACTCTCCAGTGCTGCTGTGTAACACAGGAGTCTACATGTTCCCTGATCTGATGGCTCCATCTCCGGGGTACTACGTGGGCGTGGTGCTGTCCTCCGAACTGCCCCTTTCAGATCGGAACCTCTTCCAGAATGTCCTGTCCCAGCTGACGGACCTAAGAGTCCAG CCGTCCGAAGAAGCAGCAGACACCATTAACCTGCCTCAGAAGGTGCCCATAGAGCCAGCTGTGCCTGAGGTGGCGCCCTCTGCTGAGGAGGAGAATGAACTGCCAGAGTGGAGCGAGAAAGTGGCTCATGGGATTCTTACAG GAGCTTCCTGGCTGAGCTGGGGATTATCGAAGGGAGCCGAGTACACAGGGAAGGCCATCCAAAAAGGAGCATCCAAACTGAGGGAACACATCACACCCGATGACACGCCGACCCAAGTCAGCCCTACGGTCTCCAAAAGCCTTCACGTAGCCAAGCAGGCCACAGGAGGAGCCGTGAAAGTTAGCCAGTTTCTGG TGGACGGGTTGTGCAGCATTGCTGGCCACGTGGGCAGAGAGCTGGCGCCTCATGTCAAGAAACACGGCGCTAAGCTGATCCCAGAGTCTATGAAGAAAGACAAGGACGGACGATCCAACATCGACGGCGCCATGGTCGTAGCTGCAAGCGGAGTTCAAG GATTTGCCACGATGTGGACAGGCCTGGAAACCGCAGCTAAGAACATCGCAAAGAGCGTCGCGACCGAGACCGTCACCACCGTCAAGCACAA ATTCAGGGGTCTTGAGAACATATCTGATTCCCCGAATGAGAAAAA GTATGGGGCAGAAGCAGGGCAGGCCACAGACCACGCCGTCCACTCCGCCATGAACATGGGCATCACCGCCTTCAACGTCGACAACCTGGGCATCAAGGCCATGGTGAAAAAGACGGGGAAAGAAACGGCACACGCCATTCTGCAAGACTACAAAGTGCAAGACGGGGCGGAGGCGAAGGAACAAGAGGAGAAGCCCAAAGAGCAGAAATAG
- the spartb gene encoding spartin b isoform X2 has protein sequence MEKSKQDPFDKARLHVIKDGYERAFECINKALSEDEAGHAAQALELYRQGHRHLLRALSVPTQGDECFGAQWDSARQMQQKMQETLNNIMSRLVVLENSTASSAPTPVPCRPGNEASSSNLYPTLPTRPQPPKVLFPSGQSSGSEHPPAYSPQAADGHVSISYGTAAGELSLVGDEFYSHTSSSSASPQILGEDGEELFFLPNGVQIFFVTSDGQVSAPSYPGYLRIVKFTNDYSEITPTRPPAFLQVCDWLYPLMATDSPVLLCNTGVYMFPDLMAPSPGYYVGVVLSSELPLSDRNLFQNVLSQLTDLRVQPSEEAADTINLPQKVPIEPAVPEVAPSAEEENELPEWSEKVAHGILTGASWLSWGLSKGAEYTGKAIQKGASKLREHITPDDTPTQVSPTVSKSLHVAKQATGGAVKVSQFLVDGLCSIAGHVGRELAPHVKKHGAKLIPESMKKDKDGRSNIDGAMVVAASGVQGFATMWTGLETAAKNIAKSVATETVTTVKHKYGAEAGQATDHAVHSAMNMGITAFNVDNLGIKAMVKKTGKETAHAILQDYKVQDGAEAKEQEEKPKEQK, from the exons ATGGAGAAATCAAAGCAGGATCCCTTCGACAAAGCCAGACTGCATGTGATCAAGGATGGCTATGAGCGAGCGTTCGAGTGCATTAACAAAGCTCTTTCTGAGGATGAGGCGGGACACGCGGCACAGGCTCTGGAGCTTTATCGCCAAGGACATCGGCACCTCCTCCGTGCTCTCAGCGTGCCCACGCAGGGAGACGAGTGCTTCGGCGCTCAGTGGGATTCGGCAAGGCAGATGCAGCAGAAGATGCAGGAGACTCTGAACAACATCATGTCTCGATTAGTAGTGCTGGAGAACAGCACAGCTTCCTCAGCTCCTACTCCAGTACCCTGCAGACCAGGGAACGAAGCATCTTCTTCGAACCTCTACCCTACACTCCCTACAAGACCTCAGCCACCCAAGGTTCTGTTCCCCAGTGGGCAGTCCTCAGGAAGCGAACATCCTCCCGCGTACTCACCGCAAGCTGCCGATGGACACGTCAGTATTTCATATGGAACAGCTGCAGGAGAGCTGTCTTTAGTAGGGGACGAGTTCTACAGCCACACGTCCAGCTCCAGTGCTTCTCCACAGATCCTGGGGGAAGACGGAGAGGAGCTGTTTTTCCTGCCCAACGGTGTCCAGATTTTCTTTGTCACCTCTGATGGACAAGTGAGCGCACCCTCTTACCCAGGATACCTGCGCATCGTGAAGTTCACCAATGACTACTCAGAGATCACGCCCACCAGGCCACCAGCCTTCCTACAG GTGTGTGACTGGCTTTACCCCCTCATGGCCACTGACTCTCCAGTGCTGCTGTGTAACACAGGAGTCTACATGTTCCCTGATCTGATGGCTCCATCTCCGGGGTACTACGTGGGCGTGGTGCTGTCCTCCGAACTGCCCCTTTCAGATCGGAACCTCTTCCAGAATGTCCTGTCCCAGCTGACGGACCTAAGAGTCCAG CCGTCCGAAGAAGCAGCAGACACCATTAACCTGCCTCAGAAGGTGCCCATAGAGCCAGCTGTGCCTGAGGTGGCGCCCTCTGCTGAGGAGGAGAATGAACTGCCAGAGTGGAGCGAGAAAGTGGCTCATGGGATTCTTACAG GAGCTTCCTGGCTGAGCTGGGGATTATCGAAGGGAGCCGAGTACACAGGGAAGGCCATCCAAAAAGGAGCATCCAAACTGAGGGAACACATCACACCCGATGACACGCCGACCCAAGTCAGCCCTACGGTCTCCAAAAGCCTTCACGTAGCCAAGCAGGCCACAGGAGGAGCCGTGAAAGTTAGCCAGTTTCTGG TGGACGGGTTGTGCAGCATTGCTGGCCACGTGGGCAGAGAGCTGGCGCCTCATGTCAAGAAACACGGCGCTAAGCTGATCCCAGAGTCTATGAAGAAAGACAAGGACGGACGATCCAACATCGACGGCGCCATGGTCGTAGCTGCAAGCGGAGTTCAAG GATTTGCCACGATGTGGACAGGCCTGGAAACCGCAGCTAAGAACATCGCAAAGAGCGTCGCGACCGAGACCGTCACCACCGTCAAGCACAA GTATGGGGCAGAAGCAGGGCAGGCCACAGACCACGCCGTCCACTCCGCCATGAACATGGGCATCACCGCCTTCAACGTCGACAACCTGGGCATCAAGGCCATGGTGAAAAAGACGGGGAAAGAAACGGCACACGCCATTCTGCAAGACTACAAAGTGCAAGACGGGGCGGAGGCGAAGGAACAAGAGGAGAAGCCCAAAGAGCAGAAATAG